The Augochlora pura isolate Apur16 chromosome 4, APUR_v2.2.1, whole genome shotgun sequence genome segment TAACCCCTGGAGACCGTAGCATATAGCCCAGCTATCAGAACAATCAGGAATTCCtacattaatttcaaagtaCCGTTAGGCAGAAACGTACCTAGAATATTATTCCCCCTGTTACTGTACCCGTTGAAGCTCATAGAGTGACCATGGTCGCTCGTCACAATGACCAACGTCTCCTTCGTATCGACCATCCCCATGGTCGCATTGATAGCGTCCGAGAACCTAACGGTCTCCAACAAAGCCTGCGCCGCGTGTCCTCTATGGTGAGCAAAGTCGATCAATCCCCCCTCCACCTGGAAACGTCGTCGATGCGTCATTCtcgaaaggattaatttcCGGCAATAATTTCTCGACGCATTATCAATACCACCAGCAAGTAACCCTTCTTCGATCTCCGGAGGATCTTCAGAGCTGCCACCGTCATTTCCTCTAGACTCGGCTGACCTTTCGGACCCTTCTGTCTGTTCCAGTCCATACCGATGTGACCGTTCGCGAAGATACCCAACACGTAGTCTATTTTATCGGTGTTCAATTTGGACAGCTCTTCGTTGTTCTGGACGACGCTGAATCGCACGTTTCTCGCGATCTTCTCCTTCCGCCATTCTTCGATCAGGTCCCGGCCATCTTGTCGGAAACCGGCCCACTCGTCTATTGGATCGAATTCTGTGCCCGTTGCGTTGCTCTTCAGTACCTGTCTACCACCTCCCATGATCACCTGTCCAAAAATTATCAACGTTCATTAACTTGTCAGGGCCGAGATAATCTAGCTTCCCCTGTTCGATTGTTTCTCGTCGTTCTATTAATACTTGCGATATCTATACGATTCTGTTCCGCAATTAGTCTTTATCagaaatattgtacaaaagGTACAAAGTTGACTTgctattctaatttttcgatGCCATTATCTAGGAGGATAGCTCTGAGTAAACGAGATAACTCGAAGCAAAGATACCCGGCAGAAGAGACACAGAATTTCAACAGCAGGAAAAACGTAAAAGGAGCAATCATTGCCTGGATATTCCTGCCAGGTAGGTCCTCGACGAGCTGCCTGGCGATGTCCTTGCACTTCGATGCAGCTTTCGGGATCTTCGACTCGCATTCCCATCTTCTGTCCGCGCTGTGCGCGTACAAGGGGGCAGGGGTGGCGTGGGTGACCCTGGTGGTCGTGACGAATCCTGAAAAACAGCGACTCAAGGGGGTCAGGGAAAGGTCCGTTGTAGCCGAGATCGGTGTCTCGTTCGCTGACCTGTAGATTTGCCGGCCTTCTGGGCCCACGATACGATCGATTCCACGTGGTAGCTGGCATTCATGGACGCTGCACAATCGCCGAGCGGAACGTTCGAATCTACGCCAACTACCTCGTAATTTGTTTTCACGCCGCCGAACAATGCCGTGGCCGTTGATGCTGAATCCGGTACTTGCTTGTTCGTGTTATAAGTCTGCGTCGAAcagattatatatatttttaacggtAGCACATCTTCGTTGGGGTTACGagcgaattgaaaataaattttgaaatttatcgaatcgagtgagaaaatacagaaatcCAAGAACCTTTAGCAGTCCTACATGGGGAAATGTTTCCCAAGCGAGGTGACTGGTCTCGCCTGCCCTGTAGATCCTGCTGGCAGCGATGGTGTCAGGACTCATCCCGTCGCCCACGAATAGGATCACGTTTTTCGCGCGATTCGTGTTCCACTTGTAGGACAGAGCCTCCTTCAACTCGTCCGAGGCTAATTTACGCCAGTGGCCAGCGTCTGTGCGTAACGAAGATGTCCGAGTTAGCCGTGCTCGTTCGCTAAATTATCGCTAGTTCCGAGAATCAATAGCCGCaactaaaaattgcatcgGCTGCGAGATACCAGATACTCGAATTCAATTCGGTTGCGCTTCTGCGGGAAATTCGCAGAATCTGCAGCCTACGATTGCAACGAATTGCAACTCTGCAGTTTGCCGCTAACATAGAGACGCGTAAAACTTGTTAGTGATTCACAAACGTCTTCGCGAACCATGGCAGGCTTGATAAAATGTGATAgtcgacaaatattttccacgaaGATAAGATCGGCACAGCGAAGAACAAAATGTCGCGCAGTTATCTTTCTCGTAAATTTCGCGGTAAAATTATGGATTTGCTCGAGTCCTCGCAATCTACTGATAAGCAATTGGGACATATGGAAATGACTGGAGATAAAGCTGCTTAGACGGCTCTATATCAGCGGAGCGGCAGACGGAGCACGCGAGCGCACTGTCCAGGTGCATCGTCTCTCGATGATTTAACTGTAATCGAATGGAACGATTCGAACGTCTGCCACGTGCTGAGAGAATGATCGACCGCGTCTGCTTTATCGTCCGAGACCGTTGATTGGCTTCGGCCATCGCAGGTGGCCACGTTGTTAGATTCTAACGATTGGCCGAGTAGAACCGGTTTTGAAAACGGAGTGTCGGCTTTAAGTGCTCATCAATTTGGCAATGAGCTGGCGACTCAAAAAAGTTATCGAGCGCCGATCTAGGCTGGTCGACAACGCGATACACGGGAATCGACGAATCAGGTATACCTTCGATGGCGTTAGCTGCTCCAAAAAGGACGAGGACAATCCACAGAACGTCGAGCTTcattttttcgaaatgtttctTTGGTCCTCTGTATCCGCTGGATCTTGATCGCCGCGACGGTGTTGATTAGCTCTCCATTGGTGCACGACTGAAAGGAACCAACTTCCGCCGGCAAATACATTGATATAGACTAATCACGCTCTCTACTGTCTGTCGAGTTCCGTTGATAAGCTAGGTTTCTTTGGAGATACCAACCGAGCTGGATCGAA includes the following:
- the LOC144468729 gene encoding alkaline phosphatase; the protein is MKLDVLWIVLVLFGAANAIEDAGHWRKLASDELKEALSYKWNTNRAKNVILFVGDGMSPDTIAASRIYRAGETSHLAWETFPHVGLLKTYNTNKQVPDSASTATALFGGVKTNYEVVGVDSNVPLGDCAASMNASYHVESIVSWAQKAGKSTGFVTTTRVTHATPAPLYAHSADRRWECESKIPKAASKCKDIARQLVEDLPGRNIQVIMGGGRQVLKSNATGTEFDPIDEWAGFRQDGRDLIEEWRKEKIARNVRFSVVQNNEELSKLNTDKIDYVLGIFANGHIGMDWNRQKGPKGQPSLEEMTVAALKILRRSKKGYLLVVEGGLIDFAHHRGHAAQALLETVRFSDAINATMGMVDTKETLVIVTSDHGHSMSFNGYSNRGNNILGIAQKSRTDGIPYTTLTYSTGGPNNAAYAVQNNATVRIDPSTQDTTSFKYSQQAGILTDEAYHGGSDVAVYAIGPMAHLFHSVHEQSYVARVVMHAADINSGGKIGSSILLFVFVQYSLYLIT